The Epinephelus lanceolatus isolate andai-2023 chromosome 17, ASM4190304v1, whole genome shotgun sequence region AGCAattttttgtttcctctttttaaatgttatattttcttTCTGATGGTTCACTCACTTGCGTCTTCagctgttttcctcctctttgcttgaccttttttttttgttgctggttGGACAGTTAGGCTAACTGTCAGTTTGGCAGTTGGTTCCGTTGTTTTCCAGTCTATCACTGttttctgaggtttttgctgttttttttccttcttggtagatttttttttaaaaacaacggttttctcttctgttttcttccagcTCTTAGAAGAACAGTAGTTTATCTCActttaaaacatccaaaaaagcaaaaatattcaGGAGCTCATCTTCATGCTCATCTTCATGCTCAtggaatctctctctctctcacacagacacacacacagactcactctctctctctcacacagacacacacacagactcactctctctctcacacagacacacacacagactcactctctctctctcacacagacacacacacagactcactctctctctccctcacacacagacacacacacagactcactctctctctctccctcacacacagacacacacacagacactctctctctctcattcactCGGATcgactaataaaaaaaaaagcaatcgATATGAGAAAAAAGTTTCCAGGCTGTAGCCTACACatacacagttacacacacgcAGAGCACACCTCcatttttttctcaatgaaaGTTAGTCTACCTGGTTGCGTTGCAAATGAAGTCTTGCAGCTTTCTGACTTATCTGGGCATAGACAGACTCGCGTTGTTCATCATTCAGATGGGACAGGCTTCGGAATCGCGGGTCAAGCGCTGTGCACTCCTGCAGCATATCATGACAGTCCCCGGAGTACCTATCCGAGATGTCGAGTAGGATTGCACTTTTCATGTTGGCGATGGTCTGGGAGTCATTTTCGTCTGGTGACATGCTTTGCTCGATCATGTACTTCAGTGGCAATATAAGTGAAACAGTGGGCTCTTTTTCATCACAGACAACAGTTGTGGCCGTCTTCAGTGGCTTGAGCAGTTTCACTATATCTTCTGTGTCTGATACATCAGTATAACACAGGGTGTCGATTTCTCTCGCATTCCTTCGGATTTCTGGGCTGCTCAGGGCTGCTGCGACAGCAGCCTGTTGCTCGAGGTAGCGCACAAGCATTTCGTACGTGCTGTTCCACCTGGTCTGGACATCGGTGATCAGCTTATGCTGGGGCAGCTCCAACTGGGTTTGCTTGCTGGCCAGGACAGCGGTTGCTGTGGTACTCTTGTGAAAGAATGTAGTTACTCTTCGCACACGGCCAAGTAGGCGCGCGACGCGGGCTACAGCCAAGCCTCGCTTACTCGCCAGATTCACAACATGCGCCAAGCACTTGATGTGAGGGTGGAGGCCGCTCTCTTTCACTGCAGTGTCCATATTGCTTGCGTTGTCCGTGACACAAGCGATGGTGGTATCTGGCCTCGTTAGCTCCCACTCTCCCACTGCCTTTCTCAACACGTCAGCTATGTTAACTCCAGTATGACTTTCACTTAGCTCACGAGTTTGCGACACAAAGCTTTTACTCTCCCATTTCTCGTTGATGACTTGTGCCGTTATGGTGATGTAACTTTGTGTGGCACGCGAGGTCCAGCCATCAGTGGTCAGGGCGATGCAGTCGGCATTTTTGAGACAGTCTTTCACGCTTTGTTTGGTTTCATTGTAAATTTCCGGGATTACCTTCTCTGAAAAATGTCCTCGGCATGGCATCTTAAATTTGGGCTCCAGCACCTTGAAAATCTGGATGAATTTCCTGTTCTCTACGATGTTAAATGGAGCCATATAGTCAGCTATGAACTCGCCAGTGAGCCTGGTTATCTGTTTTGCATGCGGACTTGACGGGGGTAGAGCCGGTGTCAGTGCTTGTTTCATGGTCAGCTGTCCCTCCGGTAACGTTTTCTCTGGGGCCGTCTTCACATTTTTATGGTGACGTTGAAGGTGGTGGTTCATGTTCGTTGTGTTGGAGGTGGTGTACGGAACGATGACTTTGCATAGCTTACACACAGTGTTAGTCTTGTCAGTTACTCCATTGCCATCTTTGTCTCTTTTAATCGGAAAGCCAAAATACTGCCACACAAATGACCTGTATCCCGTCGGAGGAGCATCCTCAATTTCGACCTCATTCGACTCCATTGTTCGGCGGTTTGAGGGCTAACCAAGGAAGTtggtgctaatgttagcttgccgTTTGAACAGTGTCGTTGTCGCAGCATGCACTGTGACCTGGCTGTGACGGCACAGTTCCCCGGATGTAATTTTTTCATTTGGTTTTCGCGCTGCTTGACCACCAGATGGTGCTGCCAGCCTgccaccatagactgtatgcctgccacacacacactaaatgaTTTATATACTTCACAAATCATGTGGCAGTGCCATCTAGTCTTCATTTCGCGATCCATTTTTTTGAAACTCGATGCATTTCGTCACATTTTGTATCGTGATATTTCGTCAAACGATATTTCGTCCCATCCCTAGAATGTACCACTTTTTCTTTGAAGGCTTTAAATATATCAATGGGGAGACCATCGGGTCcagctgttttcctgtttttcatcGTAGCTATAGCTACATTTCAATATATATTTCAATAATTCTTCTTTAGCTTCATTGGAGAGATTAGGGATTTGGAGACCATCCAGAAATGCAGTTTGATGACTATTAATCCCGGAAGATTCTGCTTTATATAATGAGTGATAGAAATTGGCAAAAGCTTAATTGATTTCCGATGGGTCTGATGATAGAGTTCCTGgggttgttaaaatattattgATGGCCGTACTCAATTGTAGTTTCTTGATTTTCAAGCCAACAATTTGCCAGATTTTTCTCCCTGTTCATAGAGTGTTTGCTTTAGACGAATTAAGCTTTTTTCTGCTTTTGAAAGTGATAGTTCATTATATTTTGCTCTTGGGAGAAGCAAATCCTGTTGATAgggctctgtgtttgtgttatctTCATACATTTCTTCCTCTAATTTCCTAATTTTGTCGTTGAGAGATTGTAGGTTTAAATTAACTTTATTAGTAATAGATCTTGTATAGCTAATCATTTGTCCTCTTAAATATTATATAGAAGCAGTCgtttcatttgtgtttgttttgaaaaattcATCAATACTGTTGCCAACAAACTTCATAACTTTTGTGTCATGCAGCCATTCTGGGTGCAGCCTCCATCCATAAGGACCTCTAATGAGTTTGGACAAGTTATATACTAATTTAACTGGACCGTGGTCTGAATTTACAATGGATTCGTAGGTAAAATTATGTactgtgctttggaaagcagagctaaatggtaaacaaacatggcaccacaccggtaaggtaagacaacacgttttcatgttgttttctctatgttctctgacatttatcctaacgatatgaggcggtctttgtgggaaaaaaagcttgtttagtggactaactttgcacttgaagtatgcccgttcacttacgttttaacaggtctgacgctactatgtgccccggctgtatctaggctaacggcaaacatgctaactattatttttctaGTCacctgaaacaaatttaggacgataggagacaggttgaaataaaccgaaatttccctttaaggtcaTCCCCAGTATAAAAGTCTTTAAAAAGCCAGCAGCACTCAAGTGTCCATCCAACTTTCTCGTTTATTTTACGAGAAAGTTTGATGGACACTTTGATGCTGCTGCTACTTTGTTAGAGTCCTCTCCTCCTAACTTTTCCTTTCTATACTCCAGTagacaaaataaaagagggggtgggattgctgctattttcagtgggtttttttttttaacatttgaatACTCTGCTATGGTCATTAAAGCAACTCACTTTGACTGCTCAGGGAGAAAGACAAGCTAATTTTGGAGTGTTCCTCTGTTGCCACGGCTCAAGCTAAACACCTAGGCGTTCTGGGCTCCTCCGGCTGTGTCAGTGGAAACACAACCTGTCCATCCCACTCCCATGGCTGCTCCATTCCAGAGACGGACAACGATCCTACTCTTCCCTGGACTGGTTCCATCATCGCAGGAGTCCGGGAGCGTGTGGCTGTTTCAGCTCAGCCTGAGGACCGGTGGTCTCTCCTGGGGGCTAAGCCCCGACTGGCGGACGGTACTCCTGCTCCAGCTGTGACTCAGTCGACCGTCAATGGGAGTGATAAGGCTCCGGTGAGCTCAACCCCATGTCAGCGAGAGCACTAGACTATTGCCCACAAGGGCAAACACGGTGCAAAGTGTCTGTCTCCCCCTGCTCCACCTCGGGACCACCCTCTGGCCAACAGGTACGACATCCTAAACATGCTGGAGTTTCGGCCGCTGAAGGAGTGCTCCAGTCTTCCACTGCTTCCTCTGGCTCCTACCGGCCCCGGTTCTCATCGGACTAAATGCCGGCCCCCTGTGCCGCAGCCAGAGACTAGCGGTCCCAGTGCCGCTCTGGGTTTCAGCCGAGGGAGTGGAGCCTCTACACTGGCAGCTCCATGTCCCCGTGTCCTGCACCGGCACTCCACCTCCAGGACAGTTGGCACGCACGGGGTCGTGGTCATTACGCGTCGCTGTGGcaaggagagaagaggatgTCCTCCTTCTTCCTTGTAGAGCCTGCCCTGTGTGTCTGAAACATTCACTTATAGCCTCTCTTTGGCGTTTGAGCAGCTTTATAAAACTCTTGAACATATAATGGCTCCTTAATTAGCAAGTTGACTTTACATAGACGGCATatcttttcaatttctcctgacgttgtgttgttttggtttgttcacCGCTCCGCGACATGCGCGTTAATGTCGAACTGGCGGAGGCGTTGatctcccccctccccccacccgCCGCTCTCTCACTAAgcagcctccctctgtctcctctcactcacCCTCGTTCAGCCTCGATCTCGTCAGCATGTGGCACACACGCGCTGTCTCCCCCCCCACACCTCGTGATTGCatcgtcatttaaaaaagacattgtGGAACAACCCTTTGAGCCCCGATGCGCGTGCGTTAGAGTTGTGCCGATCAGATCGCCCATCAGCACAACCCTAACGCACGCGCATCGGGGCTGAACTCCGccatgcgcgatacagagagcagaggagaattgtcaaggtatagacctgttctataggaaaggtaaccttaaatgacttctgttgtgatcttcTGTTCTGTCAAATACATGGACCAGACGTAGTCGTCAAAGAGGCCAGGGGGGTCTGGCACCGTGTAGTTCCTAGAGCTACAAtgataggggaaacactgcagccAACACACAACAGAGGCCACACCTTAGACTTAGTAATAACCCATGGCCTCTCTGCAAATATTTCTTCAGTTGTGGATGTCggcattttttatcatttctgtgtctttttcaCTGTAAATGGTTTTATACAAGAGGGTCCAAAATTAACACTAGCCACTAGCCAAATGCTAGTAAAATAAGCAAGTGGCCAATAACCTTGCTTCACTTACCAGCCAAAAAAGCAATGGTAATATTTTGAGTGGCTGGTAAAGTTTGAACATTCACTAGCCATTTGGCCGGTGACTCAGAAAGTTAATTTTGGACACTGCAAGAGGGTATTCCAGAACGAACTGCCAGGAAACGCTATCTAACtgctgaagtggctgcaaattttattgAGCTTTTAGTGACACTCCTGCAGACTTTATACCCTTGTCTTGTGGTTTTATTGTGGGTAGTTTTAACAGTAAACTTAGATCAACTCTGGATAAAGTTGCCCCACTATAACTGAAAAAGGTTGCCACCAATCCGACACCCCCCCCCGgagaaacaaagaaattaaacaattaaagaGAAATTGTCGGATAGCAGAAAGAAGATGGAGAAAGAACCAGCTAATGATCAACTACCAAATTTTCCGAGATCAACTCACTATCTACAATAAAGCAGTTAAACATGCAAGACAGGCACATTTTTCTAAATGAATCACTGACAACCTCAACCCAAAAATTCTGTTTTCAACCATTGATCGTTTAATCAACCCAATCAATTTTAACACCCCTGAAcctttgtttttatgtgagGAAACACTAGAGAGGTTTGTCCTGGTTGATGCTGAAATGCTTGGGAAAGTAATCTCTCAACTAAAACCTGCAACCTGCCTTTTAGACCCCATTCCCTCATcctttttaaaacagtttatagCTTTTTAGATGAAGATGTTCTTAACATTGTAAATTATTCGCTTCAGATGGGTGTCTTCCCCACTGCTTTTAAAACTGCCATGGTTAAGCCTCGTTTGAAACGAAATAACTTAGATGCCTCGGTACTTAGCAACTACAGACCAATGTCCAATCTGCCATTTCTaagcaaaattttagaaaaGCTTGTTTTTAATCAGATACATGATTTTATGATCTCCCgcaatattttttgaaaaataccagTCTGGCTTTCAAGCAAATCACAGCACAGAGACGTCAAATATGGACATGAAAAAAACTCTCTGTTCTAGAACTACTCGATTTCACTGCAGCCTTTGATACAGTCAACCACTCAATTCTTTTAGCTAGACTTCACAATCTGGTTGGCCTCTCTGGtgttgtttttaactggtttaaatcGTATTTTTCCGAAAGAGAATTTTATGTAACAATAGATGAATGTTCATCAAAAAGTTATAAAATGGATCAAGGTTCAATTTAAGGTCCAACACTTTAGAATCTTTACATGCTGCCACTTGGAAAcatcatcaggaggcacggcatcagtTTCCGTAGTTATGTtgatgatacacagctgtacatggccgtgtctcctgatgactcacggccaattgatgccctttttaactgcattttagatattAAGTCCTGGATGGCAGAAAACTTTCTaactcaaccaggacaaaactggGGTCTTAGTTATTGGTCCTGAAGCTCAGAGAGAGAAACTCAACACAACTGTTAGAACTGGCACTAAAACCCTGTCAACAGGTTAATAGTTGGAGTTATCTTAATTTTGAAACACGTTAGAAGTACAGTGGGGAGAACAAGTATTTGATACACTGTTGATTTTGCAGGTTTTCCCACTTACAAAGCATGTAGAAGTCTGTAATTTTTATCATAGGTACACTTCAACTGTGAGAGATGGAATCTAAAACAAAAATCCAGAAATCCAGAAACCACATTGTATGATTTTTAAGtaattaatttgcattttattgcaTGACGTAAGTATTTGAtacatcagaaaaacagaatttaATATTTGGTAAAGAAACCTTTATTTGCAATTACAGAGATCAGACGTTTCCTGTAGTTCTTGACCAGGTttgcacacactgcagcaggGATTTTGGCCCACTCCTCCATACAGATCTTCTCCAGATCCTTCAGGTTTCGGGGCTGTCGCTGGGCAACACGGACTTTCAGCTCCCTCCAAAGATTTTctattgggttcaggtctggagACTGGCTAGGCCACTCCAGGACCTTGAGATGCTTCTTACGGAGCCACTCCTTAGTTGCCCTGGCTGTGTGTTTCGGGTCATTGTCATGCTGGAAGACCCAGCCACTACCCATCTTCAATGCTCTTATTGAGCGAAGGAGGTTGTTGGCCAAGATCTCACGATACATGGCCCCATCCATCCTCCCCTCAATACGGTGCAGTCGTCCTGTCCCCTTTGCAGAAAAGCATCCCCAAAGAATGATGTTTCCACCTCCATGCTTCACGGTTGGGATAGTGTTCTTGGGGTTGTACTcatccttcttcttcctccaaacaCGGCGAGTGGAGTTTATACCAAAAAGCTCTCTTTTGgtctcatcagaccacatgaccttctccCATTCCTCCTCTGGATCATCCAGATGGTCATTGGCAAACTTCAGACGGGCCTGGACATGCACTGGCTTGAGCAGGGGGACCTTGCTTGCGCTGCAGGATTTTAATCCATGACAGCGTAGTGTGTTACTAATGGTTTTCTTTGAGACTGTGGTCCCAGCTCTCTTCAGGTCATTGACCAGGTCCTGCCGTGTAGTTCTGGGCTGATCCCTCACCTTCCTCATGatcattgtttattgtttattgtttattaggatccccattagctagAGCAAGGCTgcagctattcttcctggggtccgccaacattttaaaataacagtaCAAATCATAACACAATAAAAATGAACCAAAAAGGCTCcagtaaataaaagaaaataccaAATGCAAAAATACTCAGCAAATCATGAAAGCAGAgaattacaaataaataaaaataacaaaacagaacacaaaaacacaacttaaaCAGGAGCACTGCAACAGTTTAGAAACTGACTGAGGTCATTGCCAGACACACTAAGTCTGAGAAGCAATCCACaattcatatatatattattatgttaagatattattattattccagcACATCAAACAATCAATTACAGCAACCTGCTTGTTTAAGTATACGCTATTATGTTCAACAGTTGTTATTTATACTGATTAAAGAGATGTTGTTTGACTAACAGTTTGAATGttcttttgctgtttgtttgtgtgatgtGCCTGGGAAACAAGTTCCACTCATACATGCCTCTGTACACAACAGTTCTTTTACCCGAATTAGATTTCACAGTTGGCAATGCAAAATATCCGCCAGCCGCATGTCTAGTGATATATTCATGGTTATCAGCGCTGTAGCATAGCTCTTGGTATAATACATGAGGAGTCTTTGTTATGGTCACATTTCTaatgaataataatgaataaattaatctgTCGCTAACCATTAACCAGCCAAGAttcatatgcattttttttttacttgacatCAAATTACAACCAAGAGCAATGCGTGCAgctctgttttgtatttttgtagttttgcaaTCATATCTGCAGTTGCATTTGCCCAGACTGCGGGGCAATAGTCAAGATTTGATATAATTAAGGCTTGAATTACTAGTCTAGTTCATTTTGGAGTTAGGCATGCCCTGTGTCTTCGTATTATAGAAATACCATGTCCCATTTTATTAACTATCTTATTTATATGTGTTATCCATGATAATTTTTCATCAATGACTATTCCCAGCAGCTTGGTCTCCTGCACCTGCTTGATACtgccctgttttattttaagatttaaCAGTGGGTTATTCCTGATGTTGAAATTTGAGCCTAATATCATGCAGTTAGTTTTTGATATATTCAAAACTAATTTATTGCAATTTATCCAATCTTCAACTGTTTTTAACTCCTCGATTAAAACTGTATTTAGCTCACTGGCTGTAAATGCAGAGGCATATATGGTCAAATCATCAGCGTACATTCCTAAAGTGGCTCTGTTC contains the following coding sequences:
- the LOC144458351 gene encoding E3 SUMO-protein ligase ZBED1 translates to MESNEVEIEDAPPTGYRSFVWQYFGFPIKRDKDGNGVTDKTNTVCKLCKVIVPYTTSNTTNMNHHLQRHHKNVKTAPEKTLPEGQLTMKQALTPALPPSSPHAKQITRLTGEFIADYMAPFNIVENRKFIQIFKVLEPKFKMPCRGHFSEKVIPEIYNETKQSVKDCLKNADCIALTTDGWTSRATQSYITITAQVINEKWESKSFVSQTRELSESHTGVNIADVLRKAVGEWELTRPDTTIACVTDNASNMDTAVKESGLHPHIKCLAHVVNLASKRGLAVARVARLLGRVRRVTTFFHKSTTATAVLASKQTQLELPQHKLITDVQTRWNSTYEMLVRYLEQQAAVAAALSSPEIRRNAREIDTLCYTDVSDTEDIVKLLKPLKTATTVVCDEKEPTVSLILPLKYMIEQSMSPDENDSQTIANMKSAILLDISDRYSGDCHDMLQECTALDPRFRSLSHLNDEQRESVYAQISQKAARLHLQRNQTSDTDERETTRASASTPGAAAEQAVVMIETAQGAEQSQEEPVEGERQMQDVTQPPPSKKTALEDLLGDSYTTLETEQSSRGIEMEILSYRSGIPIPLNSSPLEWWKVNAYAYPILAPLAKAYLCIPATSVLSEHVFSTAGDIVSAQRSLITPEHVDMLVFLKKNQS